The Girardinichthys multiradiatus isolate DD_20200921_A chromosome 6, DD_fGirMul_XY1, whole genome shotgun sequence genome window below encodes:
- the prdx1 gene encoding peroxiredoxin-1: protein MAAGNAKIGNLAPDFTAKAVMPDGQFKDLKLSDYRGKYVVFFFYPLDFTFVCPTEIIAFSDAADEFRKIGCEVIAASVDSHFSHFAWTNTPRKQGGLGAMKIPLVSDTRRTISTDYGVLKEDEGIAYRGLFIIDDKGILRQITINDLPVGRSVEETLRLVQAFQFTDKHGEVCPAGWKPGSDTIKPDIEKSKDFFSKQ, encoded by the exons aTGGCTGCAGGCAACGCAAAAATTGGAAATCTGGCTCCAGACTTTACAGCTAAAGCGGTGATGCCAGATGGACAGTTCAAGGACCTGAAGCTGTCAGATTACAGAG GAAAGTATGTCGTCTTTTTTTTCTATCCACTGGACTTTACATTCGTGTGTCCAACCGAGATCATCGCTTTCAGCGATGCTGCTGATGAATTCAGGAAGATCGGCTGCGAAGTTATTGCTGCCTCTGTAGACTCTCACTTCTCCCATTTTGCATG GACCAACACACCACGTAAACAGGGAGGTCTGGGTGCCATGAAGATCCCACTCGTGTCTGACACACGACGCACCATCTCCACAGACTACGGTGTCCTGAAGGAGGACGAAGGCATCGCCTACAG GGGCCTGTTCATCATCGATGACAAGGGTATCCTGAGACAAATCACCATTAATGATCTCCCAGTTGGACGCTCTGTTGAGGAGACCTTGCGTTTGGTTCAAGCATTTCAGTTCACAGACAAACATGGAGAAG TCTGTCCAGCGGGCTGGAAACCAGGAAGTGACACCATCAAGCCAGATATCGAGAAAAGCAAAGATTTCTTCTCCAAGCAGTAA